The DNA region GTCATGATTCATCCGAAAATACATAATTTCATCGGGCAAGGCTGGAACCGGTCGCTCCAGGATAATATCTTCCTCCTGTTCTCGACGTGATTTGTCCAAGTTGTAGTTGTCGGATAAAAGAATGATGCGCCCGTCTAAAAGCTCCCTACCCCGAATATCTTCCGGTTCCAATTCCCAAGTATTAGCCATTCTATTATTCCAAGGGTATACGATCTTAACTAGATCCCGGTTCCGGATTTCTTTTTCTTCGGGATGGGCCCATACAAGCATATCGGGTTTTGCCGCTCCCGCTGAACGAACATTGGCTAGATGCAGATAGAGGCCTTTTTCTTCGCTCCAGCGCCAGGTTAATTGAGGTGATATCTTGCGGAGCACCGATACTTTCGAGGGGTCCATTGTTAGCTTGCGGTAGATCACACGCCAAAGGGATCGCTCGAGTGTCGAGTTGAGAACTTTTGCAACCAGCTCGCTTGATTCTACTTCATTGAACAAGGAAATCGCGCTCGTCATCCGAGCGATCAGCCTGGCAGCAGCCTCTCGCGTTTCGGGTTTTCGGATAAAATCTTTGAGCCTTGGATAAAAGTAATTTAAAGATTTTTCTGTTTCCAGGATCTTTTGCAGCTGCTCTGGCGGATAGTGCATCAGGGATTTGAAATGGTCAACCAACCAATCGACGAAGGGCTCGTGAAGATAACGCGGAATAATTGCGTGCTGGTAAACGGGGCGCACAACATCGCCTTGGCTGTCGATATCGAAGGATAATCCCACTATCTCCATCAGGTAGTTGCGTGCGAATCGAAAGAGTTTTCGACTCACAATCTCAAAGTATTGCTGATCATCTCGATCCCACACTTGTTTGGCATAGGGCCCCCAGAAGGCTCTGGAATCCGTCTCTGAATATCTGGCAAAGAAAACCATACTGATCACGAATAGAGCTGGAAGGGAGTGCCTTGGATCAGGTTTTCCCTTGGATTCAGTTTTTTCTTTCAGATAAGTGACAAATCTTTCGAAAAATTGCCTCGAAATTGGCAACTCTCCTATGTAATCAAAGCGCTCAAGAGACTTTAGAAATAGTGCTTCCAGTTTGGGAATTTGTAGGAGCAAGAATTCTCCAAAATCGTCTGTTTCTAGCTTCACCAAAAACGTCTCTATTTCCTGATCGCCCAAATTAATCATTTCTGGCCGGAGAACCAGCCGTTCAAAAGGGCAAGGTTCGCGAGCTCTCAAAGCTCCGAGAGCAGGATCTCCAACATCTGAAATATCTCCCGTAAGATCGTGATCGAATGTGACGGTCGATTCAGAAGGTAGAGTATCAGCGCTCGGCTCTCGGGTTTTCCAGGAAACTGATAAATCAGTTGTGGTGGCAGCTTCTACAACCGTCCCTGGATCGTCAAACAGAGTACCTTCGAGGAAAGTGTTTTGTCTTCCCAAGTCTCCGGGATCCCGTAGAATGCTGATTTGCTCGAGGTTGTACCTTCTTTCAATTAAAGAGTTATGGGCAGTTTTAATGACCTCACTAAAGGTTGTGCTAGTCGATAAGGTATCCTCCATATCACTGTGCTCATACGCAGATTCCATGCCCGCAACTCTTAGGTCATGAAGCTGAGAATCATCTTCCACTATTGGATCAGAGTTGTCGGCTTCTGAATTATCTTTGTCCAGCGGCTCAGACGCCTTTTCGGGAAACGGTTTTTCCGTAAGAGTGGCGAGGTCGCCATCCGCTGGATCGTGTGCCCGCTCTTCTGTTTGATCAGTCTCAAGCGTAGATTCAACGGCTTCCTGGTTGACTGCGTCGTGGCGTACGTCTTCACACACAACTTCCTCTCTTATGGTGCCATCTGCCTTAGAAAAAAGGATGGTAGTAGGCAGATCCCTATGTTGCTTCTTTGTCTCTCCTCCAGAGAATAGTTCTATGGTGCTCAGCTGTTCCTCCGAATTTTGCCTCAGCCTCTCTTGTAGAAAATCTTCTTCTACATGCAAACGCTGGGCTGCTCTTCCAAAATTTGGTATCGATATTTGCTTTGATTGTTCCCTGAATGTGGAAAGATGCGTTCGAGTTCGTAAGTTGGGCGACTTCTTAATGGGATCCGAGGGAGGATCTTTCGGAGTCATCTTTCTAGAAAATGTGATTAATACAGACAGAAGTTTTCTTAGATAGGTCAAGAGTCTCATACGTCCACCCTACACATTGGTTATTTCATCGATCGATGACATGGAATTACTGAAACCTCAATCCCCTTGGTTAAGTCAAGCACCAAGCTTGCGAGGTAGTTGTTGATCGATGAGCGCCAAACCCTGCCTCTGTTTATACTATCACTTGAACATTTTCCTCACCCCTGCCAATTGTGTGCATCTAGGAGAATCCCAAAATCGCTGGGCCGGGCTCATGATAATGAAAATTACCCGCCAAATGTTAATTCACATCACTTTCGCGCCAAGCAGAACATGTGATGATGGTCGATGGTATCATTCTCTGCCCTGTAGCGACTGGGCAATTACCCCGTTATCCGTGGCAAAGGTGCTGGCCGTCCGTTGCCAGAAGTAATACAGAGGGACTTGGTTACAGGCAAAAGAGCACCATATCGAGTAAACGCATCTCCAGAAGCAAGGAATCCCGGGCAAAATTGAAAACCGGTCGGGTCAGCTTACCCATCTCCACAACTCTTTTCAGGGTTTCTTCCACATTTTGCCTTTTTCGCCTGCCTACTCCACCAGGCCCACTGTCTCGAGCACCTTCACATAAGCCACAACAAACTCCAGATCCCCCCCACCTGCCTCAATGATGACCTCTTTTGCAATCTCAAAAAGGCTCCTTTTCCCATCCATGTAGTACTGAATCAGAAGCTCTATGGTATAGGCATGCTTCACCCGGTCATGCTGCTCCTTCTTGTAGACTTTACAGGCCTTCAATAGCTCCTGGTCATGGGAGGCAAACTCCTCCAGACGAAGGATGGGAGACCAGAACTTGCGGATTGGAACCACCCGGTACTCTTCGGGAATCTCTTCAGGCTGGTATTTGTAATCCTCCTGGTCTGTCACCTTGAGATAAGACTTGAAAGCCAGCTCCATTTGCTGATCAATCAGTGAGCAGCTGTCCTCGACCATTGCTTCCAGCTCTTTTTGGTACTCATCCTGGTCAAAGAATCGCTTCAGGTCCCGGCAGGTCTCTTTGTGGAATCGTGCGTAATGCTCCAGTTCTTCGAAGGAATTCCCTGCCTCTCGCTTCTTTTCTGTTGCTTCAGCGCCTATCCTGGCCATATCCCTGCTTGCAAGCTCCAGGGCCTTGCCCAGGATGGATGGAACATCTTTCGGTTCCAGATTGGCCAGGCTGTATGCAAAAGACGCTGCCAGCGAAGCCGACTTGTGAAGGAGAAAGGGGTCCACCCTTTCCACCGTATCGGCCGATGTATGGTAATGCCTGTCCGGCCACTGGCCCAACATGGGGGCCGGGATATTGATGGTGGGATCCGACAGGATCTGGTGGTCGGAACCGGCTGAAAAGTCGCTGACGAAATAATTGAACATGGGCACCTGCCCCGTCATGTAGACGGCGGGGGTGTTCAGGGCAATTTCGTCCAGGCAGAAGGCTGCCAGAGACGTCACCGGGGACGGCATCGCATGCGGCTGGGCGCAGATGGTAATTGGGCCATAACCTTCAGTCTGCCTGCCTCCCACCATGTCCAGGTTGAGGCCGGCCAGGATCTTTTTGTTTTGATTCTTCTCATCCGCCAACCAGGCATAGGTGCCGGCAAACTCCGGTACCAGGAGAATCCGGATGGTACGTTTTAATGGATCAAGGATCTTGTTGTCCAACAGATATTTCAGGCTTCTTGCCACTTCCATGGCCGAAGCGGCACCGCTGGCATTGTCATTGGCCGAGGGGCGGGGATGGCAAAGGTGGGAAACGATCAGGATCTCTTCCTCTGATTGGCCTTCCAGGAGAACTTCGACAACTTCGATATTTCCCGGATAAAGCCTGGAATCAATCTTGCATTGGGCTTGGGGATACCTGGGTTTGTTTGTATCTTTTTGGTGTTCCTCCTCCATCTTTTTGCAGAGCTTGGCCAGTTCATCCCCCTGCCTTGGTGTTAAGACAAAACCGAAAATGTTAGGCTCCGCCCTGCTGTCACGCCACCAGAAAGAAGAATAGTTCCTGGCATCGTAAAGGTCGGCCCGGACCCGGGATCCCGGAGCCTCCCGCATGTAATCCGAAATGAAACCCACAGCCCCTCTTTCTTCAAAAGCCCAGTCCATGTAGGGAGAAAAATCGTCCCGGATGAAAATCAGTTTGCCTTGAAGGTCCAGGTCCTTGTAATGTTCTTCCTCAGATCCTTTGTCCAGAAGGACGATGTCCAGGGAATCTTTGGAATAATCGCAGGGGAAGCTCTTTTGAATAATGGAAATGTTGTTGGCTTGAAAATCCGCCAGACGTTTCTTCTCCGGTTCAACCAGATCCAGGAAGGCTCCCTGGCAATCCCACTCGAGGAAGGACTTGATGGCTAGGTACCAGCGTTCCTCGTCAAAGGGGTAGGAGAGAAGCCTGCAGTCAAGGCCCTCCTTTTGGAGCTGCTCAGTTACCGCCTGTGCCGCTTCACGGTAGCCTGCAGAGGCCTGGATGCGGTGAAAGGTGGTAATCTTGCGGACATCGTTCAGGATCCGGTCACCGTCGATCTGGTCACTGATCAGGCGAATTTGCTTTTTCATGGCTTCTCCTCACTCTTTATGCTGCCGCCCAGGCCAATGGCTCCTTTGCCAAAACGCTGGCGGATCTCATCCACAGTCTTGTCCAGTTTCTCATACTTTTGCCGGTCCAGCTCATCAAAAAAAGACAGCTGCTCCACCGCATCCTCCTGGGTCACCAGGTTAGAGCCGGTGATGGTCATGCTCCTCACCGGTTTTCGTTCATCCCAAAAGCTTCGGATCAGTTCCATGGCCGTATCGGCGATCTCCCGGGTCAGATGGGTGGGGGAAGACAGGGTCTTTTGCCTGGAAAAGGTTTTGAATTGTGGGTCTTTCAGGGTCACGGCGATGACTTGGCACTTAAGGTTGTGTTTGCGCAGTCGGGCGGCCACCTGGTCGCAAAGGGGCAGGAGGCCCGCAAGAATCTCGGGGTAACCCACCAGGTCATGATCGAAAGTGGTCCCGTTGCCGACGGATTTCAAATCTTCACCGGCATAGGCCGACCGGACCGGACTGTCATCCCTGCCATTGGCATAGTCGTGCAGCATGCCGCCCGTCTTGCCCAGAAGGCTGATGAGGCTCTTCCTGTCCATGGCAGCCAGCTGGCCGATGGTGGAGACCCCGATCCGGGTCAGGGATTTTGCAGTCACCTTGCCCACGAAAAGGAGGCGGGAGACGGGCAGGGGCCAGAGGAGTGTTTTGTAGTTGTCCCTTGTGATCACCGTGGTGGCGTCCGGTTTTTGATAGTCACTGCCCAGTTTGGCGAAGATCTTGTTGAAGGAAACTCCCACTGAAAGAGTAAGGTCCAGCCGTTCCCTGACCGTTTTCCTGATCAGGTCCGCAATGGTTTGACCTTGGCCAAACAGGTGGAGGACACCCGTCACGTCCAACCAGCTCTCATCGATGCCGAAGGGTTCCACCAGGTCGGTGAACTCTTCATAGATGTCGTTGACCAGGCGGGAGTATTTTGCGTATTCATCGTGTCGGGGCGGAACCAAAACCAGGTTGGGGCATTTCCTTTTGGCCTGCCAGATGGTTTCCGCTGTTTTGACGCCAGTCTGTTTGGCCAGCTCATTTTTGGCCAGGATGATACCGTGCCGATGATCCGGGTTACCTGCCACCGCCATGGGAAGGTCCTTCAAATGCGGTTGAAAGACGCATTCCACTGACGCGTAAAAAGCATTCAGGTCACAGTGCAAAATGACAGGGTCCAAGGGTCCGGCTCCAAAGGTAAACTGAAAAGTGGTTTCTTTTCCATCTTCTCACAGAAAAGAGGCCGGAGCCATCCGTCATTGTTTTTACCTGATCAGCTTAAAGGCAGATCAAGCGCTTTGCCGAGGCCATGACCTCCGACAGGGTCTGCATGTTGGAAACAGAACCCACCTCCGGTTCTCCCAGCTCAAAGTAGTTGAGACAGGTGCCGCAGGACAGAAGCCGTGTTCCCTTGCATTCCAAGGTTCTCAGATCCTCCAGGACCGTGGAGTCTTTGGTCGTCAGCCGGACCCCCGCATTGATAAAGAGCAGGCAGTCGGGTGTGCGGGGCAGGTCGTCCAGGGTGGCCAGATAGCTTTTGATCAGAATCTGGCCCAGCTCCGGGGATCCCTGTCCCATGGTGTCACTGCTTATCAAAATGACCAGCTCAGTTTCTTTTTTCATCCTGTCGATTCATCCTCCTGGGTGGTAATGGGGTGTGGCAGATAGATGATCCGTTTGCCCTCCAAAGTCTTCTGATAGACCTCGATCCCGCCGATCAGACGGCTTTGGAGGATCCGTAGGGCCTCTTCAAGTTCTTCGGCCTCGACCCTCAGACAAATCCCGCAACCCACATTGATCTGACCGGGCAGGGGCATGACCCGGATCTTCAGTTTGGCGTCCATGAGCAGGCGTTCGGCCCGGATGGCCTGACTGGTGCTGGTGAAGGCAATGAGGTACTCCATCTTAACCGGCAATCCTCCTTAAGGCCTTGATGCCCTGGTCAATCTCCTCTTCCGTATTGAACCGGGAGAAGGAAAAGCGGACCATGCCCTGTTCTTCAGTCTTAAAATGCTGATGGATCAGGGG from Fastidiosipila sp. includes:
- a CDS encoding DUF3343 domain-containing protein, coding for MEYLIAFTSTSQAIRAERLLMDAKLKIRVMPLPGQINVGCGICLRVEAEELEEALRILQSRLIGGIEVYQKTLEGKRIIYLPHPITTQEDESTG
- the dinB gene encoding DNA polymerase IV, with translation MDPVILHCDLNAFYASVECVFQPHLKDLPMAVAGNPDHRHGIILAKNELAKQTGVKTAETIWQAKRKCPNLVLVPPRHDEYAKYSRLVNDIYEEFTDLVEPFGIDESWLDVTGVLHLFGQGQTIADLIRKTVRERLDLTLSVGVSFNKIFAKLGSDYQKPDATTVITRDNYKTLLWPLPVSRLLFVGKVTAKSLTRIGVSTIGQLAAMDRKSLISLLGKTGGMLHDYANGRDDSPVRSAYAGEDLKSVGNGTTFDHDLVGYPEILAGLLPLCDQVAARLRKHNLKCQVIAVTLKDPQFKTFSRQKTLSSPTHLTREIADTAMELIRSFWDERKPVRSMTITGSNLVTQEDAVEQLSFFDELDRQKYEKLDKTVDEIRQRFGKGAIGLGGSIKSEEKP
- a CDS encoding DUF4910 domain-containing protein, encoding MKKQIRLISDQIDGDRILNDVRKITTFHRIQASAGYREAAQAVTEQLQKEGLDCRLLSYPFDEERWYLAIKSFLEWDCQGAFLDLVEPEKKRLADFQANNISIIQKSFPCDYSKDSLDIVLLDKGSEEEHYKDLDLQGKLIFIRDDFSPYMDWAFEERGAVGFISDYMREAPGSRVRADLYDARNYSSFWWRDSRAEPNIFGFVLTPRQGDELAKLCKKMEEEHQKDTNKPRYPQAQCKIDSRLYPGNIEVVEVLLEGQSEEEILIVSHLCHPRPSANDNASGAASAMEVARSLKYLLDNKILDPLKRTIRILLVPEFAGTYAWLADEKNQNKKILAGLNLDMVGGRQTEGYGPITICAQPHAMPSPVTSLAAFCLDEIALNTPAVYMTGQVPMFNYFVSDFSAGSDHQILSDPTINIPAPMLGQWPDRHYHTSADTVERVDPFLLHKSASLAASFAYSLANLEPKDVPSILGKALELASRDMARIGAEATEKKREAGNSFEELEHYARFHKETCRDLKRFFDQDEYQKELEAMVEDSCSLIDQQMELAFKSYLKVTDQEDYKYQPEEIPEEYRVVPIRKFWSPILRLEEFASHDQELLKACKVYKKEQHDRVKHAYTIELLIQYYMDGKRSLFEIAKEVIIEAGGGDLEFVVAYVKVLETVGLVE
- the yedF gene encoding sulfurtransferase-like selenium metabolism protein YedF, translating into MKKETELVILISSDTMGQGSPELGQILIKSYLATLDDLPRTPDCLLFINAGVRLTTKDSTVLEDLRTLECKGTRLLSCGTCLNYFELGEPEVGSVSNMQTLSEVMASAKRLICL